AGTAATAAAACAAAGATTAATGTAATGAAAACAAACAGAATTGGAGAACCTTCAAATGGTTGTACATCGAAGTTAGGATTTCCAATTGCCGTTGCAAAAAAGAAGAATATCCCAATGAAATAGAAGAACATTGTGATAGATCCTCGTATCATTTGAATCATTATCAATACTAAAAATGTTGCACCAATTGTTGACCAAAAATCTTTTTTCATTAAAAAATAAGCATGATTTAGAGACTGAAAGAAGCTTTTTTCTTCTGTTAAATAAGTATAAAAACTAATATTCAACCACGTAAATAATGTTGGTATTGCAATTAACAAAAGCGGAAAACCAATTAAAACAAAACAAAGGAGAAATAGTAAAATTATAACCACGATCAAAACAGGGACAACAAGTAATATTAGTCCAATTGAGAATTTTATTATTTTCCAAAGACTTTGTCTGAAGGTTTTTAAAACATCATCAAGCGTGAAATCATTAGTGTTTTTTTGCGCGATTAATTTTAGATACAAAATTGGATAAGAAGAATTGAATAGTGATAAAAGTAATATTACAACAAAAAAGAGCACTATAAAACCAATAAAAACGGCATAATTATCATTGAAATAGTGCAGGAAATTTGATTCAAATTGTCCTGAATTGTTTTCTAATACGACTGAAAAATTAATTTTCAAAAACCAGTAAACCAATGCAGCTACTATAATTAAGAAAGCTCCATTCATGATGAAGAAAATCTTAAAAAAGTGTTTTCCAAAGTTTTTAATAAATGTAAAAGTGTCTATTATATAGTCGCCTAATTGTCTTTTTTTGAAAAGTTCAAACATTATAATGAAGTTGTTTTTTTGTGAACAATAAAGGGATAAACCAGATAATAAAATGAAATGATTCCCAGTGTAAATAAAATAATAAAAGAGCTTAACCAGTTTGGCATATCAATCGAATAACGCGTGATAAAACCCTCGAGAAAACCTGCACTAATCGTAAAAGGAAAAGTACTCAGGAATATTTTGAAACTGTTTTTGAAGCCAATTTTAAAAGAATTCATTCTCGAAAAAGTTTTAGGAAACAATATCGAAGCGCCAAGAATAAATCCTGCCGTAGTTTCTATTACGATAGCAAAAATTTCCATAGAACCGTGAATCCAGATTCCGCGAACGCTTTTCCAGAAAACTCCCTGCTCATAGAAAAAGTACTGAAAAGATCCCAGCATAATTGAGTTTTGCAGGAATATCCAAAAAGTTCCTATTCCGCCCATAATGCCATAAAAATAACATTGCGCACCAACTTTTAGATTATTGAAGGTGATACCAATAAAACTTCCCCAATTGGTTCCGGAACCGTAAACAGCCATTGGATTACCTTTTTTGATGTTTTCCAAAGTCATATTTACATACGAATCTCCCAAAATCAAGCGAACAAAATT
This genomic window from Flavobacterium sp. 9 contains:
- a CDS encoding stage II sporulation protein M, translating into MREVAFIKQNKEKWLEFELAIFGKAKKNPDELANLYIQLMNDLSYAQTYYPKSKTVIYLNHLASQIYQKIYKTKRTEKNRLLEFFKTEVPLLVYEYKRYLMYAFILFFATVAIGVVSAKYDPNFVRLILGDSYVNMTLENIKKGNPMAVYGSGTNWGSFIGITFNNLKVGAQCYFYGIMGGIGTFWIFLQNSIMLGSFQYFFYEQGVFWKSVRGIWIHGSMEIFAIVIETTAGFILGASILFPKTFSRMNSFKIGFKNSFKIFLSTFPFTISAGFLEGFITRYSIDMPNWLSSFIILFTLGIISFYYLVYPFIVHKKTTSL